In one window of Burkholderiales bacterium DNA:
- the flhA gene encoding flagellar biosynthesis protein FlhA codes for MTGAAVEAPFPRSAFAGFAGPVVVVLVLAMMVLPLPPFLLDILFTFNIALALVVLLSALYSVRPLDFAVFPTVLLLTTLMRLSLNVASTRVVLLNGHTGPDAAGRVIEAFGHFLIGGNFAVGLIVFAVLVVINFVVITKGAGRIAEVSARFTLDAMPGKQMAIDADLGAGLIGEDEARRRRTELSSESEFMGAMDGASKFVRGDAIAGILILFINILGGLAIGVLQHDLSFATAANHYVLLAVGDGLVAQIPAIVISTAAGLVVSRVGKGEDTGRQLVNQLFTQPQSLLIAAVVLGAIGLVPGMPHFAFLALALGMGLFARHLATRRRASAATASPAPAAPVEAVEVSWDEIAPVDVLGLEVGYRLIPLVDRGQDGELLRRIRAIRRKFAQDVGFLPPAVHIRDNLELAPHAYRIALKGVPLVEGEARNDMLLAIDPGRASGPLEGIATRDPAFGLPAQWIETRLRDQAQSLGYTVVDAGTVIATHLSTIVHAQAAALFGRAELQGLLDQAAKTMPRLVEDLTPKLLSLATVQRVLANLLDEGVHVRDLRTILETLIDQAPRSQDPAELTAAVRVALGRAIVQAIYGSSGDLPVIVLDAGLERVLGQVLGVAGSDGAGLEPDLAGSLAQEIAGAAQTLEEQGIPPVLLAPDRLRVALSRIARRAGSAIRVLSHAEIPESRTIRVRATVGGKP; via the coding sequence ATGACCGGCGCCGCGGTCGAGGCACCGTTTCCGCGCAGCGCGTTCGCCGGGTTCGCCGGGCCGGTCGTGGTCGTACTGGTGCTGGCCATGATGGTGCTGCCTCTGCCGCCGTTTCTCCTGGATATCCTCTTCACGTTCAACATCGCGCTCGCACTCGTCGTGCTCCTGTCGGCGCTCTACTCGGTGAGGCCGCTCGACTTCGCGGTGTTCCCGACGGTGTTGCTGCTCACGACGCTCATGCGCCTGTCGCTCAACGTCGCTTCGACGCGCGTCGTGCTCCTGAACGGCCATACCGGTCCGGACGCGGCCGGGCGCGTGATCGAGGCGTTCGGCCACTTCCTGATCGGCGGCAACTTCGCGGTCGGCCTGATCGTGTTCGCGGTCCTCGTCGTCATCAACTTCGTCGTGATCACCAAGGGCGCCGGACGCATCGCCGAGGTCAGCGCGCGCTTCACGCTCGACGCCATGCCCGGCAAGCAGATGGCGATCGACGCGGATCTCGGCGCCGGCCTCATCGGCGAGGACGAGGCACGTCGGCGCCGCACCGAGCTGTCGTCGGAGAGCGAATTCATGGGGGCGATGGACGGCGCCTCCAAGTTCGTCCGCGGCGATGCGATCGCCGGCATCCTGATCCTGTTCATCAACATCCTGGGCGGGCTCGCGATCGGCGTCCTGCAGCACGACCTGTCGTTCGCGACCGCCGCGAACCACTACGTGCTTCTCGCCGTCGGCGACGGCCTCGTCGCCCAGATCCCGGCGATCGTGATCTCGACCGCCGCGGGCCTGGTCGTCTCGCGCGTCGGGAAGGGGGAGGACACCGGGCGCCAGCTCGTGAACCAGCTCTTCACGCAACCGCAGTCGCTGCTGATCGCCGCCGTCGTGCTGGGCGCGATCGGACTCGTGCCGGGCATGCCGCACTTCGCGTTCCTCGCGCTCGCGCTGGGCATGGGACTGTTCGCGCGTCACCTCGCGACGCGCCGGCGCGCCTCCGCGGCGACGGCCTCGCCGGCGCCCGCGGCGCCGGTCGAAGCCGTCGAAGTGAGCTGGGACGAGATCGCCCCGGTCGACGTGCTGGGGCTCGAGGTCGGCTACCGGCTGATCCCGCTGGTCGATCGCGGTCAGGACGGCGAGCTCCTTCGGCGCATCCGGGCGATCCGGCGCAAGTTCGCCCAGGACGTGGGCTTCCTGCCGCCCGCGGTGCACATCCGCGACAATCTCGAGCTCGCGCCGCACGCCTACCGCATCGCGTTGAAGGGCGTGCCCCTCGTCGAGGGGGAGGCGCGCAACGACATGCTCCTCGCGATCGATCCCGGTCGCGCCTCGGGACCGCTCGAGGGCATCGCGACGCGAGATCCGGCCTTCGGTCTGCCGGCGCAATGGATCGAGACGCGCCTGCGCGATCAGGCGCAATCGCTGGGTTACACCGTCGTCGACGCCGGCACGGTCATCGCGACACATCTGTCGACCATCGTCCACGCCCAGGCGGCGGCGCTGTTCGGCCGCGCCGAGCTGCAGGGCCTGCTCGACCAGGCGGCCAAGACGATGCCCAGGCTGGTCGAGGACCTGACCCCGAAGCTCCTCTCGCTCGCGACCGTCCAGCGCGTGCTGGCCAACCTGCTCGACGAAGGCGTGCACGTGCGCGATCTGCGCACGATCCTCGAGACATTGATCGACCAGGCGCCGCGCAGCCAGGACCCGGCCGAACTGACTGCCGCCGTGCGCGTGGCGCTGGGACGCGCGATCGTGCAGGCGATCTACGGTTCCTCGGGCGACCTTCCGGTCATCGTGCTCGACGCGGGACTCGAACGCGTCCTCGGGCAGGTGCTGGGCGTCGCCGGGTCCGATGGCGCGGGACTCGAGCCGGACCTCGCCGGGTCGCTGGCGCAGGAGATCGCCGGCGCTGCCCAGACGCTGGAAGAACAGGGCATTCCACCGGTGCTCCTCGCCCCGGACCGGTTGCGCGTCGCTCTCTCCCGCATCGCGCGCCGCGCCGGCAGCGCGATCCGCGTGCTGTCCCATGCCGAGATTCCCGAGTCGCGCACGATCCGTGTGCGCGCGACCGTCGGAGGCAAGCCATGA
- the flhF gene encoding flagellar biosynthesis protein FlhF, translating into MKPRKFSGTRSRDVLEQVRNELGQDAIIVSNRATVDGIEVLAIAGEAMEALLCGEPPRGPADTPPQETPARAAPVRHPPRLDPAPEARAYEVRAPEPALAAPCTALGAGGPDADTMPRLMGEVATLRRLLEEQLGGLAWSDLLRRRPVAARVQRDLLAAGFSAALARDLAQGMPSATTAASARPCIASALASRLACVREGDDPLSEGGVFALVGPTGVGKTTTVAKLAARAAMRYGASRVALLTTDSFRVGAHDQLRIYGRILGIHVQAVAEPEDLALALDRTASRHLVLIDTVGLGQRDRRVADQRALLADPRIRKLLLLNATAQGATLEEVLGAYGEGSARPTTILTKLDEAARLAPVVDVAARHSLPIAYVTHGQRVPEDLSHPSADVLSDRALRVQGAASSPFALEIDEVPLAPDDVSSELAHA; encoded by the coding sequence ATGAAACCGCGAAAGTTCAGCGGCACGCGCTCGCGCGACGTGCTGGAGCAGGTCCGCAACGAGCTCGGACAGGATGCGATCATCGTGTCCAACCGCGCGACCGTCGACGGGATCGAGGTGCTCGCGATCGCCGGCGAGGCGATGGAGGCGCTGCTTTGCGGCGAGCCGCCGCGCGGGCCGGCCGACACCCCGCCGCAGGAAACGCCCGCGAGGGCCGCGCCGGTGCGGCACCCGCCGCGCCTCGACCCGGCGCCGGAGGCTCGCGCGTACGAAGTCCGCGCACCGGAGCCGGCCCTCGCAGCCCCCTGCACGGCGCTCGGGGCCGGCGGACCGGACGCCGACACGATGCCGCGGCTGATGGGCGAGGTCGCGACACTGCGCCGCCTGCTCGAGGAACAGTTGGGCGGCCTCGCATGGTCCGACCTCTTGCGTCGCCGTCCGGTCGCCGCCCGCGTGCAGCGCGATCTGCTCGCCGCGGGATTCAGCGCGGCGCTCGCCCGCGACCTCGCCCAGGGCATGCCGTCGGCGACGACGGCGGCGAGCGCACGTCCCTGCATCGCGTCGGCGCTCGCCTCGCGCCTCGCCTGCGTGAGAGAAGGCGACGATCCGCTGTCGGAGGGCGGCGTGTTCGCACTCGTCGGACCGACCGGCGTCGGCAAGACAACCACGGTCGCCAAGCTGGCCGCGCGCGCGGCCATGCGCTACGGCGCCTCGCGCGTCGCACTGCTCACGACCGACAGCTTCCGGGTAGGCGCGCACGACCAGCTCCGCATCTACGGTCGCATCCTCGGCATACACGTGCAGGCGGTCGCCGAACCCGAGGACCTCGCGCTCGCGCTCGACCGCACGGCTTCACGCCACTTGGTGCTCATCGATACCGTGGGACTGGGGCAACGCGACCGGCGGGTCGCCGACCAGCGCGCGTTGCTCGCCGACCCCCGCATCCGCAAGCTCCTTCTGCTCAACGCGACCGCCCAGGGCGCGACGCTCGAGGAGGTGTTGGGCGCGTACGGCGAGGGCAGCGCCCGCCCGACGACGATCCTGACCAAGCTCGACGAGGCCGCGCGACTCGCGCCGGTCGTCGACGTCGCCGCGCGACACTCGTTGCCGATCGCCTACGTGACGCACGGTCAGCGCGTGCCGGAGGACCTGTCGCATCCGAGTGCGGACGTGCTCTCCGATCGTGCATTGCGCGTGCAGGGCGCGGCATCGAGCCCGTTCGCGCTGGAGATCGACGAGGTTCCGCTCGCACCCGATGACGTGTCGTCGGAGCTCGCGCATGCGTGA